DNA from Balaenoptera musculus isolate JJ_BM4_2016_0621 chromosome 4, mBalMus1.pri.v3, whole genome shotgun sequence:
TCTAATTGCTGCatatgtttaaagaagaaagattgCTGAGGACTCTCAGTCAAGGAAAGCTTTATCTAAAAGGTATAATGTAAGCCTTGGCCTCAGGATCAGTTCGATTTAGatagagggaaagaagagagaggttttaaaggtttttttttgtttttgtttcaataGGCAAGTTGTAGGAGGTAAAGTTGGCAAGGAAGGTCCCTCTTTGCTACTTACCTATTTTTTGACTCTAAATAGTACTGCCGCTGTTTGTTTGAAATTTGCCACTTACTGACATTATATATCCTCTACTGTACAAAAAACATTACTTAAAGTGGTGATTGCTTAGTGAATATGTTGAGATTATCCCCTAAGAATTCCAGTTTACAGAGAATCTTGATACTATTGACAAACATAGAAAGATACAAGAAGAGGGGATAAGATAGTGAAGTTGGTTTTAGGTCTGATGTTTGCCTGTTTTTATTAGTCTAAATTATGAGCCTTCTACAAGCTGTTTTACTTCTAGATTGGGTTCTAGAAAAGGGCATTAAATTACTAATTAAAGATTAATAGCCTGATAGGAATAGAATCTAGGCTGAAGACAGACTGAATGGCCTAAATGGTTATTATAATTGGAAACGCCTAGCTGTTAATTATGAGGGAAATGGTCAAATAAGTTGTGATACCTCCACAGAAtagaatatttatgcacctattAAAAATGTCTTCAAGGTAACAAGGGCAGAATGCTCATAATTCCataaagtaaaacttttaaatgttatataatacctcaatttgataaaaatatttgcagatatgtatagaaaaaactgaacacaacattgtaaagcaaccatactccaataaaaattaattttaaaaaaaaacaaagggacaTCTTATTAATAATGGTTAACTATGgatgattctattttctttaaatttttttctaatttttccaaaatgattgtGTAATACTTTAAtcataataaaagtttattttaacaaatgGATGAtgcagcatagggaatatagccaatattttataataactttaaatttagtataatctataaaatactgaatcattacattgtatgtttgaaattaatataatattgtaaatcaactataattcaataaaaaagaataaatggtaaCTATAACTTATTCACAATCATATGATTAAATAATGTATGCAAATCGCACTCCTGCCAATTTTCAGATTAAAAGCTGTCATTTTTAATATGAccaaaaaaaatggatgaaaggaATGAAGAAGTTGATTTCAGTGATGGATTTAAGTTTGGCAAAGAAATAGGTTCATATGTTGAAGGAAGTAGAGGATCAAGCAAAGATGCTTTTAATACACATTAATATTAAATGTTAACTTCCTGGATGTTTTCAATAAGTATAGTCCTAGTATTATacacttctgttttcttaatgatttttctgtgattgtgttttgttttgttttgtggggcCGGGGTGAGGTAAGGGtggattaaaagagaaagaaaggggtaTACTACTAGAAACCTTTTCTAGAGTTTATATCATCTGCAGACAGAAGGTAGCTGATACCTAGCCTTTGTCTAGTGACAAGTGAAAAGAAGTACCCTAATCAAAATGTGGGGAGAAGGGACTATGCACCTATTAAATTATGCTGTGTTGGTATACTCATCAGGGTCTTTCGAAGTTCCCTGCccttttggtattatttttattttgattgggTTTTGAGAGTTGGACCCTCTTTTAGAGGGGAGAGATCCTTGGGAAATGTGAACTTGGGTAActgagaaaaggtaaaactacTTGTTCTATGAACAAGAAAGCCACAAAGAGATTTGATTCCTTTTCTAGCagtatactttatttttgttacaaaaataatacacaatcgtaggaaaaaactaaaaaacaaaaagcctgaaaggaaaaaaagcttgAAAGGATATAGATTAACGTCTGCACGTTAATCACTGCTGAGagtttcttgtgtatctttctaGAAAATTTCTGTCTAGCACCACATTTTAGAATGATAGACAAAGAGGGAACAGAGTAAGCAATGACGCTGGATTGTTTTGGACCAGTTGAGGTAATCAAATTCAGTAGAATCCTTTATTGGCTGTATGCTGGAGATGGAAAGAACACACAGTGTTTGCTAAGCACCGTGCCAGCGCATGGGGTTTACAAATGAATGAAACGATCTTTACACTTAAGATGATCACAGTGGGACCAAGGAAAGAGTTGTGCCAATCGTTAGAATTACTATTACATAACCTACCTCTCATACTTGTAGAAAAGATTTTTCTGTGGTTGCACTATATATAGTGTGGTTTCCCCACTCCTAATTCACAGGGTTGTAACATATCCaagagctttatttatttagttagttttgcTTAAATGGTCTTTTTTTAACCACTTAACTTTCCATTCAAGttactattcttttattttaaatatatataggaaTTACTCAAGGTGATGAGGACGATTGATGACAGAATAGTACATGAATTAAACACTACGGTTCCAACAGCTTCCTTTGCAGGGAAAATTGATGCCAGCCAAACCTGTAAACAACTTTATGAGTCTGTAAGTGTACCTTTTGAGTCTTTTCTTTTGTGCTTCCTTTATGCCTTTCTCTGTaggcaaaataagaaaacaattgacATACAATTAAACTGTGGATACAAGAATGGAATCTTCATGTTTTCTTGCCCACACCTGAGGGTGTATATAGGTTTTGATCCGGTTTCTACAAACTAAAGAAAATGTGTGATCTTAAGCACAAGTCTGGGAAGAGACAGTTCTAAGGAATGAAAGCAGCCGTTTTTTGACCCCCTCATGAGCAGCCTTTAACTAAGGAAAGCTTATGCTTCaaggaatgaaggagaaagtgAAACAGTCAAGTACAATAAAACAGTGAAACAAGAGCAGGGTCTTTGAATGAATCAATCTTAAGAAGCTAGACACCtgatttaaggaagaattaaaaccCTTCACACTTTTTATCAGTATATCTTCTATCTTCCCTCACTCAtcaggaaggggaaaagaagcATTTGGCAGGAGAGACGGAAAAGCCACAGATAAATTGTCCTTTTCTGAGGCTTTGGTTTCTcaagtatgtattttttcattgccTCTTAAAGAtcccctttatttctcttttttaatttctaaaagtgaaaggaaataaCGATGTAGCTAAGCATTTTTTATagcttatatttttttcattaatttggaAGCTGATGTTCAAATGGCATTTGCTTTTTTAGGCTCTACCACAAGATTACTGTATTACTTAAAATCTAAAGTCCATTTctcaattatgaaaaaaaaaatcagttttggaTAAACTTATTCATATCACTTAAATTCAAAGCATTAACTgctgatatttttttctgcttttatgtgAAAGTATGTTACTTTGTTGAGTGGTCAGGTAATTCTTGTGGCTTCATAAAATTGCAAGGATGGGGGCTTTAAGGAGTAGACTCCAATATTGGGAGTAGAGAGCATGGGTCCAAGGCCTAATTTAGTATGAGGTTGTTCGACAGTTCACTTAGTGTCTTTGGGTAGCTCTGTCTAAAGAACTATTGATAGAAGTTTGTAATGGCTTTAGTGATCCACCTCACtacccatatatatatttaatctctATAATCTATTCAATTGTTTCCATTTAGAATCTTTTTATTAACCTAGAGGTTTATAGTATAGCAATTAACAACATGGATTCCATATCTAGATTAAATCTCACCTCTGCTActtcctagctgggtgaccttgaaaTAACCTCTGagtcagtttccttatttgtaaaatagtatCAGAAAAGTATCTGGTCAATTgttagaggattaaatgagttaatataaagTGCTTACTGtactaaatgttttacatataaatGCTTGGTGCTTCtcttattgttgttattatttcttattcCTTTGTTGAACCAGGATAAACTGGCATGCTAAATTTGGAACCTTTCTGTTTTAGATATTCTTGTGtatgtgtttgggtttttctcCATCTGTATTCTAGAGGGATCCAGCAACATGAACGTATGTAAAGGATTATTTATCTAGTAGCTTTGTTCCAGGGGTCGAGCCTGCAGTAGAGTACCCATGCTAACAAGTACCACTGAGTTCCCTTAGATATTGTCTCAGTTAAGAAGTGGAACTCTGTGACATGTCCAAGTTGTTTATGGTCACCCTGACTGTCTTTAGTCCCTGACCCTTCCTTCTATAGTCGATGAAGGAATATTTGCACTCTCTAATGATAATACTTCTTCATAGGAGAAGATCAGCAAAGTTATTATAAAGCACTGATTTTAGAAATTCCAAATCTTAAATGTATAGTcttagtaaaaatgaaataatttcagtaAGATTCCCTTATTAGAGCATATTCCCTCAATATATGAAGTTTTCCTAGCTTTACATTGTTTATTGTTTAGTttcaagataaacataaaaatcaatacGGAACAGTTAAAAAGTCTATGAACTTGAAACAGTGCTTTACAAATGCAGAACTGTTACCGGTGTTATAATGATTGATTTAAAGTAATTCTTAAAGCTATCTCTTTAATATAATGAACTTTTGGACTATATGTTTAAAAAGTATGCTTCTTACATCATTTTGTCAGAAGTTCTGGAGGaagatttaaaacacaaaaaatgcCGTGACAAAAACTTACTAACTTTTTTTgcaattgaggtatagttgatgtacaatattatataagtttcaggtatacaacatactGATTCACAATATTTAAGTGTATTGCTTTTAATGATAGTTAAACTAAGGGTCATTGTTAGGATTCTAAAATGATGTTTGGGAAATTAGAATTTAGAGTTAATTTAGAATCAACCTTTGttctagaaagaaaaacaccaaaaaactatAATCAGGAAAACGACATTCTGTTTCCCTTAAAGGCAAAAagcattactttaaaataatgattaaaaggTAGTAGGTGAAAATTTCAGCCTAAAAGAAGTTCTCAAAGTTGTGGTAAAATAAAACTGGGAAGTCCTAGATATACCCCCTTTAGACTAGTTTTGAATCattctcctgccccaccccaagTGTCTTCATTTCAAAATTGCTTACCCCAAATCAAAGGAAGTATGGTTATGATATGGTTATAGTTCAGGATTTTTCTCCTCTAACCAAAGTTTTACTTTACTGAGTTTCTTAATTTTATCTCAGTTCCTTTAATAAGCACTTTATGTATCAGAAATAATTCTCTTATGACCAAATCCTCAAGCATCTGATACTAGTGAGCTAATAAGCCTGGTTTCGTGTTATTTCTTCTCTGGTAGGCTTATGTCACGCCATCTGTTACTAGTTATCAAGCGTCCTCATTTCTTTGACATATATGTACAGAAAGAAGTCCATGCATATTCCTCTTGCATGTGCTcttagttttgaattttattgaaggATGGTCATGAAAACGGACCACAATAATTGATAATACTGAGTAAAAGGTGACTTGCCCAGTAATTCCTGTTCACATAGGAGTGAGTTCACAGTGGGGCTAATCTGAAGGAAAAGTAAGCAGGTGAGGGTAGGAGGGTAGTCTGCATCTAGAAGTGTATCCACAGGGAAGGGGCCAAGCTAAAGAGGGGAATAATGGAGGAAAGCCCAACCAAGGAAGGAAACTGCGTGGAGAGAGACCAAAAGAAAGATattgaacattttaataaaatgtacaaaatttgaaattgattttaaaatgcagatagaaaaatgagaatattGTGATAGACTTCTAGTTGGTACTAAAGCTGTTTCACTAATTGCTGGGGGATTAGACAAAATATCAAAGTAATTAAATAGCATCTGGCATCTGAGCAATGTATTGAGTCATGTTGCCTCTAACTTTTAGAGGTGGAAAGGATATTAGTGATTATTTACTCATAATCCATaattttccaaaagaagaaactgaagcctgTAACAGAAGCAGCATATTAGCTAATAAATATGGGCCTTGAGGCTGTCCTTGTGAACCCTAAAtgttacaatgaaaaaaattagcatATTAGAGAAATATACTATAGGTGGGATTAACATCTGTTAGGAACTTCCCTCCCTTCACATGGGTACAGCTTTTAACTAATGCACTTTTGGTATTCCCCTCTAGAAATATAAAGGTTTATTCTTTCCTGGTGTGTATTagaccagtagttctcaaccaCGGGGTCCCAATATGACCATTTAAGAGCTGTATTTCAAATAACTTATGAGGAATGCTTATAGAATGGTTGTTAGTcccatattttatataaaatatatataatgggtTATTTCTATACAGCCATCACTAGCATAGCATTGGGATATTCCCCCTTcagagggaagaaggaatgaTATAACGTGATTAAATGGAGCAAGCCAACACTTAAATTTTAGTTGGAGGTGAACCACTGTTATTATGCACCATTAATTATAAAGACGATTGcatattattttagtattttgctCTGTCTCCACCCCAAGTTTTTGGGGTATCTTCAGAATTTGGCTGTGATCATGGGAGTATGTTTGAATTGAAACATGACTATCATAATTAATGAAACAAGGCAGAAAGTAGATACAAATTATTGTATTGGATTTGTTACATTAAGATGAAGGCTAATAAACAATTGCTCTGTCGGGCATCCTTACTCTCCGTCAGCACACGCAATTGATGGAATCAGTGACCTCTACTTCATGTACAATTTTTCCTTGTTAGTACTTAAAGTTTAAAATCTTGAAAAGGGTTCTGTCTGACATAGGTAAATGTagcattctttgtttttctttattgtaacTAAGAGCTTCTCTATATCacttactttataattttttgcaCTGATGACAACATGAGgctcaaaaaaaaatgaaaggacaaaaagAGAACAGCAATAGGAAGTGGCCCAGAAGGTGTGTGAGGGGTGGGTATAGGGTAGAGGAACACACAGATGCAAGAATGGGAGAGAAAGGAGTGTAGGGAGAAGGAGACTGAGATGAAAAGCCCAGCACGAGGAGTgcaggaagaggagcaggaaggCCTGGGAGCTAAGTGAGGAAGAAGACAAGCCAACCTCTTCAGTTTCACCCTCACAGCTGCTGCCTTTGAGCTGGCTCATTCAGCACAATCTTCTCTTCCATAGATTCAGTTTTCAAAAACTGTTTTAGAAAGTATTACATTTCTGTagcctaaaattttttttttaaaacactgaaatgtgACAAattggtgtgattttttttttctcatttccttcttttgttcttttagttgATGGCGGCTCATGCCAGTAGGGACCGAGTCATAAAAAACTGTATAGCTCAGACCTCATCAGTAGTAAAACAGCTccgagaggagagagaaaagaatttggACAATTTAACGTTATTAAAGCAACTTAGAAAAGAACAGACAAAGGTAAGTTGAACAGGGTTTACATTTCTGAGGCAAGGTTTCCAAACTTAGCCTTCAAAATAAAGGcagtttttaatatgaaaaattcagAGTAAGATATGGTTATTACTTAAAACAAAATGATCAGGAGATTAGTACTTCATTTTTAATGggctttattttattacatttcaatACTAATTGGTAAATTAATGTGCATTTCATGAACGTATGGAGTGTAGCAAGCTTTAGCTAAAAGAAGCATGTAATCATGTTATTGCCATTCCTTTATATATTCCACAGTTAAAGATACAAGGGTTAATATAGACCAacaccacatcaaaaaatctagggAAATCACATCTGTATCTATGTTTTGAGGCTTGACTTGAGAAGAAacgtttttttaaatatatttacattttgaaaatatttacctCTGGTTTCAGCTGTAGAAATCTGCTGAAATGTAATATAGATATTTAACTTCAGGATATTACCCTCTTCCGCCATAAAAATATAGTACTATTTAAATATAACCAGGGCCATCAGAGCCtcattatgtttatttctttgctgTGGAGAGGATGGTATGGGTCTTTGACTCTTTTCAGACTCTCCTTTGTTTCCACTTCATCTCCCATGCCTACCATTTTCCCTTTTAGGAGAACACCAAGTGTCCACTGAGTGCTATGTCAGAGCAAACTTTATTTTCCCTAAGTCAGCCGTCATGTAGATGGGGTGTGGACCTCAGAGTAGAGTTAATGAAGCAGAGCTATTTCTTTATAGCCCTTAAACATGACACGTCAAGAAAACAGTTGAAATGtatgccatattttattttgtggacTACATTGCTGTCTTTtgaggagggtgggggtgggagggggccttcaggggtaactttttttttaaaattttttatttattatttatttattatttttatttatggctgtgttgggtcttcgtttctgtgtgagggctttctccagttgcggcgagtgggggccactcttcatcgcggtgcgcgggcctctcactatcgcggcctgtcttgttgcggagcacaggctccagacgcgcaggctcagtagttgtggctcacgggcccagttgctccacggcatgtgggatcttcccagaccagggctcgaacccgtgtcccctgcattgacaggcagattctcaaccactgcgccaccagggaagcccaggggtaACTTTTTATTCCGAtacaatttcaaacttacagaaaagttgcacgAACAGTACAAGGAACTCCCATATACCCTTTACCTATATTCACCTATTGCTCCACCTGCTTTACAGTTCATTCTCTCTACTCTTCTTtccccctccatccttccctccctctttccctgtcttcctccccctcccccatacacattttttttcctttaccattTTGAGAATATGTTGGGCACATTATACTCCTTTACCCCTACATATGTTGgttatttcctaagaacaagggcTTTTTCTTACATGACCACTgtataattatcaaaatcatGTCTGTATTTTAAGATGGCTTAATAGGTAACTTACTGATCCTTACATGTCAGGTGACTGAAAATCCAGTGTGAGATGGAATCATGTTTTCATACTGAACAATTTGTGAAGTTTGCTCTTTGTTTAGTAGATGTAGCCAAACTTTgaaaaagggatcttgctgtctCTCTCAAGCCTTTGTTCTTTTGCTGCACACAGGTGTGCACTTTCT
Protein-coding regions in this window:
- the CCDC58 gene encoding coiled-coil domain-containing protein 58 isoform X1, with amino-acid sequence MAAPSGGVSCEEFAEFQELLKVMRTIDDRIVHELNTTVPTASFAGKIDASQTCKQLYESLMAAHASRDRVIKNCIAQTSSVVKQLREEREKNLDNLTLLKQLRKEQTKLKWMQSELNVEEVVNDRSWKVFNERCRIHFKPPKNE
- the CCDC58 gene encoding coiled-coil domain-containing protein 58 isoform X2, giving the protein MRTIDDRIVHELNTTVPTASFAGKIDASQTCKQLYESLMAAHASRDRVIKNCIAQTSSVVKQLREEREKNLDNLTLLKQLRKEQTKLKWMQSELNVEEVVNDRSWKVFNERCRIHFKPPKNE